Within the Drosophila melanogaster chromosome 3R genome, the region CTATTTCAATAGCATACTTTTGCGGGCAGCACCCGTGGGAGGTTTCTGGCAAGGACTCGATTTCAACGACAAGAGCACGATGTCGGCAGCTCTGACCCCACAAAGAGACTCCTGCGAGGACTTATCTTTGACACAGCTTAATTGGCATGGCTTCCCTGGGGATCGCTGGTTTCGTGGTGTTGGGCTACCACCTGGGGAAATCATTATGTCCgcaaaaatcaatcaaattattaaaatcatGAGAAAACTAAATATGCCAATAATGCTAATATCAAAGAATAATGTGCGTTAATGAAAACCTCCttattgttatgttttccAGGTGGCACTGTGCGACAATCTGGAACTGCCTTTCCGGGACGACAGTTTCGATGCGGTGTTGTCGCTGGCGGTGGTGCACCACTTTGCCACTACCGAGCGACGTGTCCAGGCACTCAGGGAATTGGCTAGGATCCTAAGGATCGGTGGTCGGGTTGTGATCACCGTGTGGGCGCTGGAACAACGACATCGACGCTTCGAGTCGCAGGATGTGCTGATACCCTGGCAGCCACCAAAGAATCGAAACTACTCCTACTCGGATGAGGAGGACGACGACAATTTCCAGCCGCCTTACCATGCCTACACCGAGGACTCTACGAATTCCAGTCGATCGGCCGGAGATGGCGATAGCTCAAGTCTTAGTTCGTCTTCGCCGGGGGAATCCTGTTACAGCTTTGTTCGCCGGGCCATTCAGGTAAACCAAAGATTCTGTCGCTCATAATTGataattttgtaattattattatgttcttAAACCATAGAAACTAGCCCGTGGACGCCGGCATGCGTGGTTCATGGACTCGTGGTCGTCAAAGGATACCAAGAACGACAGCAGCTTGGACTACGAAGATGCCAAGGATCTGCCCATCGAGCTGCGTCGCCTGGAGGACTTTGAGGATTTTCCCGATCCGCCATTATCAGCCGGCCTCAAATCACGCAGTTTGGGTAGCATTCTGCAGCCACCACCCCGCCAGATTGTCCGCTCACGCTCCAGTGTTCCCAGTCTGGGTGGTCCTCTGATTCCTGGTGAATCTAAAGCCAGTGCCGCGGCTCTGCTACTCAATAATCCGGAGAGTCAGCAGCTTCAGCTGCAACTCCAACTGAATGGAAGACATTCACCCACCACCACGGCAAGTGCTGGGAATACGTTGAGCAGAAGACCAAAGCTCATCAAGCAGAAGCAGTCCTTGTGCGATGATGACGCTGCCACTCCACCCGCCCCCGAATCCTTTCAGGTGGTAAGTAGCCTGAATGGCTCCAATGGCGTGGTAAGCAGCAGTTTGTACACAAAGAGTGGCTGCTATGCCGGGAATTTCCATCAGCATGCCTCAGCGACGGCCACGCCTCCTTCGGGTGATTCTGGTGAAGGAGGAGTAACTGGCGGACCCACTGGTGGGCCGACGTTCCTGCGCAAACAAAGTTCCCTTAACGAGGATCTGATGGCCTGCAATCGATTGAGAGAAAAGGAGAGGGTGCGCAAGCGTATTCAAAAGCAAACCTCGCTAAATGAAGCATTCCTCTGCAGATCAGCTCTGTTCTCCAAAAGATTGCAGGTAATCCGTGAGGGTTTCACCACCAAAATCAAGAGCTCGACAGGCAGCCTAGAAAGGGTGACAAAGACGGGCATAAGTAAACTGATCCAAAACATCAAGAGTGGACCGCAGGCGCAGACGAATCCTGCCCAGCATCCAGTTCAACTGGATAAAAACGCCACGCTgaataataacaataagcaGGGAGTGGCGGCGACGGCTCATCaacaccaccatcaccaccaccaccatcctGTTCATCACCTGTCGCACTTAATTCTGCCCGCATCCTCGACTTCGGCACCTGTGACGTACTGCAGCAGTGTGGAGTGCACCATGAGCAATCTCTGTCACTGCAGCCAGTACCAGCAAGAGTGTCCCGCCTGTGCGGATGGCGGTCAGGGTGACAAGGCTAGAAGGCATTCCCGGGAATCCGGTTCCGACTCCTCCAAGGACAGCAGCCTGCAATCGGACACAAGTATTGAGTCCGAGGACAGCTTCGCTTCGGTCATATTCATACCCAAGCCggagcagcaccagcagcagttgaactaccagcagcaacaccagaaCTCTAACTCCAGCTCGAGCAATTCATCCTCCAGCAATGGACAAAGGGCGCAGGGAGCTGCTGGTCGGGATCAGGGGGTGAATCCCGGCTCCCGATTGCCGCCTACTCACTCAGTGCCAACGTCGCCGCTCATCATGCCCTGCCCTCCCACTCCGGCTCATTCCCCGGCTGCCATCCAGGGCACGGTGACTTCTCCGCCTCAATCCACATCGGCCGTTTCCGCTGCCATGGCCATCTTGACGCCACCCTCGAAACCCGCTCGTTTCAGCTTCGATGAGGCCCACATCAAGCTGCAAAAGGAACAGCACGTTGATCTGCAAAAGGAGCTACCCAAGGAGAAAAAGGAGCCGTTGAAGGTGCTGCCAAAGGAACCACTGAAGGAATCGCCACCTGTACGTAGAATCACCCGCCAGGCCATTAGAGATCTGCCACCCATTCCGAAATTCCGGAAACAGCAATCTCTACAGCTACAACGTCAGAGCTTTCCCATCGTTAGGCGAGCTTCGGGATCGGGCGTGTCTACTTCAGCATCCACCACATCGCTGGCTACCAAGCTGCTCTCCCTGGAGCTCTTTAATCCAGCCACCGATGATCTGGACAGCGATTCCAGTGAGCCCTCCTCCCCTGATTCCATAGACAGCGTTATAAGTGCACCAAGATCGGCCAAAGTACCCTCGGGAAGTGAGGAAGGAGAAGCCGCCTCCGCGAACTCCAATTCGGCCTCGCAGGACGAAGGAGAACCCAGCTTGGCGCAGCTCATCAgtctgcagcaggagcagtacCATAAAGGGGAGCTTCAGATCAATAGTTCTCGCTCCCATGCCGAAGATGATATAATCCTGAATGCAGATAGTGCCCCTCTCCTCCCCGAAAAGAGGGAGGCCGTTCAAAAGCAGGACTGCGCAGAATTCGCGGAACAGCTGAGTGCCCAACTGCAGCGGGAACTGGATGACAAAACAAATCGAACTGAGTGCCGGTATCTGGATGGGATCGGAATGGGCGATCTGTCCGAGATCTTGGGTGGCGGTAAGAAGCGCTCTAATGGTGATCTGAGTGCTTTCCGGGATGAGCTCAGGGAACGTCGCTTGATGCTTGCTAACCTCTCCACGCAGCCAAGTCTGCAGCAATCCCCGGTGAGCTCATCGACCTCATCACTATCCTCCCAAACCCGCAGCTTCACCATCCAGGAAGAGGATGGtgaggaagaggaggaggaggagaacgAGTCCAGCTACTCCCTGGGCGTTTATGAGCACTGCAAGATCTCCAAGTTCAACTACAAGAGGAATCGACACTATCAGCTGAATCCGGAGACAGCCTACCTGCTGCAGGACGATGGGGATAGTGATGTGCGCGAGGATGAAGACGATGTCATAccagaggaggaggagcaggaggaacAGGATGAGGATGCAGAGGCAGAGGCTCTGGAGGCCCGAGGCGGTGATCAGTTGGGCGAAGGCATGTCGGACTATGGCCAGCGCAGGCGCAACATGGCTGCCCTGAAGGTCCAACCACCGACgacccagcagcagcagcagcaacctcAGAAGGAGCCAAACCAGGCACCGAATCTCCAGCAGCGTCCCTCCAACGATTCCCTGGAGCACTCGAACAGCTCCACCAACTCCCTGGACAGCCCCTCCCAGGGCGGAGCCAGCACACACCACCGCTACTACCATGTGTTCCGCGAGGGCGAGCTGGACGCACTGATCAACCACCATGTGGCCAGCCTGCACATCGTTAGCTCCTACTACGAGCGGGCCAGCTGGTGTGTGGTGGCCGAGAAGGTTCAGGTGTGGACCATCTAAGCACCCAACTCTCAAACGGGGATTCGAAACGAAACTTAAGTTTATTTGCTATTACTGGGACCGAAGCATGTATACCAAATATTTAAAGGATATACGTTAAATTACTttgaattacatttttttatacgCATCTAATACATTTTAAGTTGCTCTACAAAAACACTTGAATATCTTTTTAGGACATTCAAAATCCAAGCAgcttttttgattttttcaaGGCGTACCCGTTTACCCGTTTGAATCCCTGATCTAAAACAAATGCCCATTTCCTAGCTGTAGTCTCTGATCTGATGCCCCCAAAGGAATTGTTAAATTTAGTCTATTACTCTAGTCGGCTGGCGGTGCGGGGCGGGGAAGGCCCGTCCTGCTATCCAGCACTAATTTATTGTTAGCAGGCCTGCTCAAGGACGCGAACGCAGGATTGCACTGCattgaaatccaatttcaaAGGAAAACTTAGCTGTAAGAACGAAaccaatcgaatcgaatgcgATAACGAAACAACGCAAGCTAAATACAAATCTTACTAGTTATACGAGCATATTCTATTTACAACGATCATCTGTTTGTATCTTGCGCTATCTGCAGACTAAGTTTCAAGCACTTTATGCTATAATTTCGAAGCGAATAATCATCAAACGTCCATTGCAGCCAACATATACCACTTATACAAGAGAAAATCAAGATACCAGTTAAGCAGCTAGAACAAAGTAATATAGCAACTATGTACGTGCATGTATACACTCCTTAAAACTGCAAAGTTAATAGAACCCtctaaaaatatcaataaCTGCATTTAAATCTATGAGAAAACCGTACATATATCGAATGCAaagtaaaatcaaaaatatatacacaaaacAGTTTAAGAAACTCTTTCCGCAAGCTCACAATTTTccacatatataaatttttcaCCTTTTTAAAgcacttttttatttactttaattgaTTGGATAAAGTACCCAACTCACTTCCCAAAAACGGCCAATAAGACGATTGTAACATAAGCCTATGCCTAAACTCAAATTTTTGTCAGCTTAAGAAGggttatttgaaaaataacgcaaacattttcaataaaaccaaatatatacatatatatacctatatgCGACTGTACATGTGTTTTTTAGCTAGCTAAACTAACTTTATACCGTAAAATAATAGaacaattgaataaatattaactAACGTTGGACGCAACACTAAATTACAACAGATAGAACTCGATTTGAACCTATTACTGCTCGAAATGCTGAAAcattataaacattaagtattgctggaaaatatgtataatttgCACAGAGCCAAACAGGCACACTCAAACGGAATTAACTCAAAACCCAAGCTACAAAACCatctgaaatatttaatattgataatTTGTAATGCATTAACAACAACattaaataaactaataatACTTACTGAACTGAATCTgttttaaaaatcatttatattTCTAATTGGAACACTTAGACCATATAAAATAATAGCATCAAATGAGATAGAACGAAATGAAGGCCAAatatttttggaatttttaaaCGCTCCTGTGAGCGCGCGCATTTACTTGTGGCTTATGGTCACCCTAATGAATTCAGTACTAGTTGGTCTGATGCCATCACTATTTGAAAATAAGCGATATATCGATAGGATGTAATTGTTATCACTTATAAAAGCGTTTCGGTATTGTGAAAGAAATGGAAGGCGGTACACACACAATATAAACATCCAAATAACAGCCTGTAAGCCCTTAGAAAATTCccataaaaaaagaaacagtGCCCGTTTTGTAAAGCCAAACCATCCAAATTGTTGGAAGAGAAGGAAGTGAACGTCTCAGGAACTGAAAAAAACACCAAGGATAACGAACAAAGATGCCACTCAACCAATTGCCACTCCCCAAGCTCAACGAAAAGCTGCCCTATTTAGTTGCTGAAATGCAGTAAAAAACGCATAAACAACTGTTAAAACACCACAACAAGATGACCCAGAAGCCAGGCGAGTGGGCTAGCGCCCTTTTGGCACGTTTCGAGGATCAGGCAAGTGTTTTCCAATCGCTTTTCCGCAGTTGCGTTTTCGCAAGCGAAAAAATGTACCTGCTGCTCTGCCTCTTCCTCCCCCACACATGCTCACAGCGACCTTGCGAGTGTGCGTGCCTCACCCGCTCTGTCAGTGTGAGCTCTCAATCAAATGCGTgggagagcgagatagcaacaataacaaaaacaccGGTTCCCGCATGAATGAAGTGGAATTGAGCAATCAATGGTTTACTTTTTCAGCTGCCAAACAGAATCGGTGCCTATGGCACGCAGGCCAGGATGAGCCAGGACCAATTGGTGGCCTGTCTGATCCACATATCGCGCTACCGCTTCTCCCTTGTCATATCCGGTCTCACCAAGATGCTGCAGAGGGTCAATGAGGCGGTAAGTACTCCATTCTCTATTGTTAACCCTTAAACTATGTTGCCTTATTTTATGGGGCTAGGATACGATTAAATTacttaaacaaaaatttcattGCAGGCCCTTCAAAATCGCCATGAGCCAGAGCGTTGCTACTTTGAGTCGCTGGTCATCATACTGACCACTCTGGAACGCTGTCTGACCAACCAGACCAAGGACACAGCACGTTTTGAAGAGGCCATGAATGTGAAGCTTCTGCTGCGCGAGATCTCCCAGTTTGTCGACGTCCAGAGCGACAGCAATCCGAATGCCGCCCAGCTCAAGGCCCTGGCATCCAAGGTGCTCTTTGCCTTGTCCCAGAATCACTTCTCGGCGGTGTTCAATCGCATATCGGC harbors:
- the fid gene encoding fire dancer, coding for MLSAELASSTALLNASYQRSNGPAKDEVCPSTIYDKCNTTTGAAAATMTKQLTTATATNAASSIGQPGDLAPTVISPTAPSTLTTGGAGGAGAGGTISPVSEATKTAPPPQPVEEKPSSSDASGRSAALERAYVHDVYEHCEEPTGPVRPRMAHFLSGLDPGSVVCDVGCGSGRYLTQCNPAICTIGVERCYRLSKVAHEKGGEVALCDNLELPFRDDSFDAVLSLAVVHHFATTERRVQALRELARILRIGGRVVITVWALEQRHRRFESQDVLIPWQPPKNRNYSYSDEEDDDNFQPPYHAYTEDSTNSSRSAGDGDSSSLSSSSPGESCYSFVRRAIQKLARGRRHAWFMDSWSSKDTKNDSSLDYEDAKDLPIELRRLEDFEDFPDPPLSAGLKSRSLGSILQPPPRQIVRSRSSVPSLGGPLIPGESKASAAALLLNNPESQQLQLQLQLNGRHSPTTTASAGNTLSRRPKLIKQKQSLCDDDAATPPAPESFQVVSSLNGSNGVVSSSLYTKSGCYAGNFHQHASATATPPSGDSGEGGVTGGPTGGPTFLRKQSSLNEDLMACNRLREKERVRKRIQKQTSLNEAFLCRSALFSKRLQVIREGFTTKIKSSTGSLERVTKTGISKLIQNIKSGPQAQTNPAQHPVQLDKNATLNNNNKQGVAATAHQHHHHHHHHPVHHLSHLILPASSTSAPVTYCSSVECTMSNLCHCSQYQQECPACADGGQGDKARRHSRESGSDSSKDSSLQSDTSIESEDSFASVIFIPKPEQHQQQLNYQQQHQNSNSSSSNSSSSNGQRAQGAAGRDQGVNPGSRLPPTHSVPTSPLIMPCPPTPAHSPAAIQGTVTSPPQSTSAVSAAMAILTPPSKPARFSFDEAHIKLQKEQHVDLQKELPKEKKEPLKVLPKEPLKESPPVRRITRQAIRDLPPIPKFRKQQSLQLQRQSFPIVRRASGSGVSTSASTTSLATKLLSLELFNPATDDLDSDSSEPSSPDSIDSVISAPRSAKVPSGSEEGEAASANSNSASQDEGEPSLAQLISLQQEQYHKGELQINSSRSHAEDDIILNADSAPLLPEKREAVQKQDCAEFAEQLSAQLQRELDDKTNRTECRYLDGIGMGDLSEILGGGKKRSNGDLSAFRDELRERRLMLANLSTQPSLQQSPVSSSTSSLSSQTRSFTIQEEDGEEEEEEENESSYSLGVYEHCKISKFNYKRNRHYQLNPETAYLLQDDGDSDVREDEDDVIPEEEEQEEQDEDAEAEALEARGGDQLGEGMSDYGQRRRNMAALKVQPPTTQQQQQQPQKEPNQAPNLQQRPSNDSLEHSNSSTNSLDSPSQGGASTHHRYYHVFREGELDALINHHVASLHIVSSYYERASWCVVAEKVQVWTI